TCCGCTTCGGAGAACTTGACGAACTCCTCAAGTCGTTTGAGCAATCGCTTGCAGGAATCCCGTTCCCCAAAGTCTTTGGTCTTGGCCAACTGGCTAACCAACTCCAAaatgctggccaaaaagctGTTAAATTCCTTTTCGTACTCGCACATTTCCTGCTCGAGTTCTTTGGTACTCTTCTCTCCCATGGATGACTCCACAAAGTCACAAAAGTTGAGACACACATGGCCGAGTGTATATAGGGATTTCACAAAGGTGTTAGCCGAGGGTAGAAGCCCAAGTCGCAGGCATTCTTCTACGGTGGTCTCCAATTTGTTAACAACCTCGTCAATACTTTTGGCCTTGTCCACCGTTAGGGTCAACGATTGCCATCGGGGCTCGGCGATGTCTTGGGTGATGTGGTGCTCCAAACTTAGCATACACAACAGCATACGATGGCGAAGTTCTGCAGATTGATTGGTGAGCTTGAGACCCGTACCCTCAGATGGAGATCGCCACAGGACCGTCAAATGGTGTTTCACATAGTGCAGGAAGAGCAGGACACGCTGCAGCATTTGCAATTGATCTAGGAGCTCAGGGTATAGAACAAAGCTTAGCGGCCATTTGGCTTCATAGCGAAAAGCTAATGCCTCGTAGCCGTAGAGATTCAGGACCTCTGGAGGATCCTCCTCGCTGGAGCTCTCTTTTTCCTGTTCTTCTTCAGCTCTTTGGGCCTTATGATGTCTCTCCAATTGTGTGGCTACATCGCAATCCTTAAGCTGACATCGCAGCATATCCTTAAAGAAATCATTGGACTTTTGCAGGGTCTCTGTTAGCAGGGTCTGTAGTTTTTCGGGTATCAACCTGTCCACATTGTACTTGAGGTACTCCTGGCATTTGTACAGCAAAGTCTCGGAGAAGCCCTCCTCCTGCAGCAGGAAATAGGACTTCAAATTGCGAATGTGTAAAAGCAAATTGTGTTCCTCTGCCAAAACTTTAAGAAGCTTCTGCGCTGGCAACTCATAGCTATTCTTGATGATCTCCTCATGCTCCAAATCGCTTGGATTGTAAGCAAgtggcagctgcagcagcgtcATTGAAACATTACACTGTCGCAGAATATTCAGGTACTTTCCAGCCAGAAAAACATCATTCGCCAGGGAAAGCAAGAAACCCGGCAAACGGTCCGGCATAAGGCGGTACCGCTCCGCCcagtaggcgtggcaacacTTCTCCGGCGCCAATAGAGTACTGCTCATTGAAGTCGAGGGCTCCGTGTCCTCCACAAAGAACTCATGCTGCGTGTCGAAGAGAACACCTTTTTGCATCCACAACTGAACTATCTTCATGTAAGTGCGACTAACAGAAGCCAAAACTATGGCCACCCGTTCCTTTAGGTCTACATCAGTGTCTTTCTGATCCCGATAGGTCTGATCCAGCAATGTTAGTACCTGGGCACTGGTCAGATTGCCCCGGGCACTGCAGGCCATGCTGGAGAAAGACTTTAGAATCGGCAACCAAGGACGCACCTGTCGCACCAGTTCCTTGAGATTCAACTTCTTTTCCTGCAAATCTGTTTCCAACTTGGCCTGTAGATCATAGTATTCCTGCAGTTGGTTACCTAAGGCAGATGCCAAGGCCAGACGCGTTCTGCCACAATTTGGCGTCATATTGGTCTCCTCTATATAGCTCTGGACACTAATATAATAACCTATCATGGGCAGTACTTCATTAGCCAAAGCTCGGAAGGCCCCATTGAAGGCCTCATCCAATCGAAAGCGAACCTTGGCTATATCCACTGAAGACATTTCGGAAATCTGATCGATCTGAATATCAGGCTTTACATACGCAGATGGAACCCCAGAGAAAGAGTAGATTAGATCCCTCATCAGCAACTGCTCCTGACGCGGCACACTCATCCTGGCCAAATCTTCGTTGGCAAGAAAGTAACCTCCAACGCTCTCGAAGATCCACGACTCCTGCCGTGGCAAACCAGTGGACGAGTTCGTGATGCGACTATGTCCACTGCTTCCGCTTCCAGCTGAACGGTTCTTGCCGTCCACGGAATCATCACGGTCGTGAATTCTCCGCATCTGCCGCTCCAACTCGTCCTTGCTCAGGTGAAAGCGCACCTTGTTTGCAAAGTCGCTCTCTGCTTTGTCGGGATTCATGGTGAGtagcaaaaaatatatcaagAACTGAGCTCAAATTTCGATGCtcaaaattattttggttACGTATCTGAATGAGAATAACTACTAAGGTATccttaaatttaaatagataagagtttaaagtaaaatacaaaatagTTTCAAATTACATATTTAGTTAGTACCCTAATCGTAACAGTGTGGAGTTAGTATAGTTCGAGTTGTCATAAAATTAGGTGGTAGTGCTGAGTATCTAATGCCTGGTGGTTCCAATTTCCATTTCTGCTAATTATTCAACATATTTTCCAGCCATTCGTAAAAGATGGTTCCTTTCGGTGATATCCACTAAATCGACGAATAAGCTTTGAACTGCattcaaataaatgaaattgatCCTGAATCTGAATCCACATCAAGCATCGTGCCCAGCGGCGACATCTTCGCTTCTGGTGCCGCCGAAGCTTGGAGCCACAGGTGCACTTCAACAAACCCATACTTCAAGGTTTCAAGTTGAGCTGGGTGATCCGACGCCCAGTTGTCAATCAAGCGGAGCAGGAGAATCCACTGACGAACGTGCTGAGAATTTTCCATCAATTTCTGCGCCATGGGAACTTCGAACTTTCTATGTGCCAGTATCCAAAATATCGGCACACAGTGAAAAAATGTGAGTACACCTTAATAggcttttatatattaaaaatatttata
This portion of the Drosophila santomea strain STO CAGO 1482 chromosome 3L, Prin_Dsan_1.1, whole genome shotgun sequence genome encodes:
- the LOC120449907 gene encoding gamma-tubulin complex component 2 homolog, which produces MNPDKAESDFANKVRFHLSKDELERQMRRIHDRDDSVDGKNRSAGSGSSGHSRITNSSTGLPRQESWIFESVGGYFLANEDLARMSVPRQEQLLMRDLIYSFSGVPSAYVKPDIQIDQISEMSSVDIAKVRFRLDEAFNGAFRALANEVLPMIGYYISVQSYIEETNMTPNCGRTRLALASALGNQLQEYYDLQAKLETDLQEKKLNLKELVRQVRPWLPILKSFSSMACSARGNLTSAQVLTLLDQTYRDQKDTDVDLKERVAIVLASVSRTYMKIVQLWMQKGVLFDTQHEFFVEDTEPSTSMSSTLLAPEKCCHAYWAERYRLMPDRLPGFLLSLANDVFLAGKYLNILRQCNVSMTLLQLPLAYNPSDLEHEEIIKNSYELPAQKLLKVLAEEHNLLLHIRNLKSYFLLQEEGFSETLLYKCQEYLKYNVDRLIPEKLQTLLTETLQKSNDFFKDMLRCQLKDCDVATQLERHHKAQRAEEEQEKESSSEEDPPEVLNLYGYEALAFRYEAKWPLSFVLYPELLDQLQMLQRVLLFLHYVKHHLTVLWRSPSEGTGLKLTNQSAELRHRMLLCMLSLEHHITQDIAEPRWQSLTLTVDKAKSIDEVVNKLETTVEECLRLGLLPSANTFVKSLYTLGHVCLNFCDFVESSMGEKSTKELEQEMCEYEKEFNSFLASILELVSQLAKTKDFGERDSCKRLLKRLEEFVKFSEADKDHSSNT